From the genome of Cryptococcus depauperatus CBS 7841 chromosome 1, complete sequence, one region includes:
- a CDS encoding thioredoxin, with translation MLFQKILSSRALTSGSFSISQRGFHATRSARNHYLDADTTTFEKRALDKSNSKPVLVDFYASWCQPCQVLTPLLKRVTGPESNFDLMTINVDDYPDIAGQYKVAALPTIVAFKDGKVKNKFVGFRGQEDIDKFLDLL, from the exons AtgctttttcaaaaaatcctctcttctcgtGCCCTCACGTCTGGCagtttttcaatctctcaaAGAGGCTTTCATGCCACTCGCAGCGCTAGAAACCATTATCTCGACGCCGACACGACAACgtttgagaagagagcTTTGGATAAAAGCAATTCCAAACCAGTATTGGTCGACTTTTACGCTAG CTGGTGCCAGCCTTGCCAAGTGCTTACACCGTTATTGAAACGGGTGACAGGTCCTGAATCCAACTTTGATCTGATGACTATCAATGTGGATGATTATCCAGACATTGCTGGCCAATACAAGGTCGCTGCATTGCCTACTATTGTTGCTTTTAAAGACGGCAAGGTGAAGAACAAGTTTG TTGGCTTTAGAGGACAAGAAGATATCGACAAGTTTTTAGATCTTCTGTAA
- a CDS encoding TIGR01458 family HAD hydrolase codes for MPKSLKLRALLIDLNGTLHIGTEPTPSAISALERLRKAQIPFIFCSNSTKESSANLLGKLKQMGFKADKEELLTSLGACKMLVEERGLERPLLLMSPSAKEEFSSLTFTGEDYDSVILGHHPDSLSYEPLNRAFRVLKGEPISSLSSSSHASRRPALIAPHASMYLQDPGSSSFPPGLSLGIGPFIRGLEEASGAKAEIIGKPTEGFFQLALEKLKDLSGKEFENGQVGVVGDDAENDLGQGAKHLGLQRILVKTGKYRQDVEETMEHPPDWVYETPPSASAAASAAMDGSPPTSLNGGLGRPASSSHYNVLPIPDTFNTTSTPYRWFNSHHCQYAAPISHQRCSSQSSHPSGSIVRTLPDKRLSESRSAFTAQSCNTLCTDQQALVEHPTVSVEFPTYPLITPTLSRDASDDMRFTCPDTRPSLTPLGHRLLCLSEQKLAFLEESSFDEGKALLKGVLVREAVRLAWTNVHEGSVSEMNDWHAKGAMGLEVYDEEDEEEDSGEKEWFEDIISSFGEEEVLCGEHEWAESSVSMPEDDFELNVEGMQAFTFPPPSLTCLPLDAIVSSHEHPDTDVNVVEVDDDESNTLDVVYLEESRPAQPFTATTLHFAPETPVIEPVPSPQLVPPSPLPLLSATTWDSLFSDQREYFTDFEEYVDDFSLPPPLLRTLSSSTASSEADDGEACKTPPLRSDELEFEEGDEREMERDVMAMGLKSEFASLVFSP; via the exons ATGCCAAA GTCGCTCAAACTGCGAGCCCTTCTTATCGATCTCAATGGAACCCTTCATATTGGCACTGAACCCACTCCATCAGCAATCAGCGCTCTTGAACGTCTTCGAAAAGCTCAGATTCCGTTTATATTTTGCTCAAATTCTACCAAAGAGTCGTCAGCCAATTTACTCGGGAAATTGAAACAGATGGGATTCAAAGCAGACAAGGAAGAGCTACTGACGAGCTTGGGGGCTTGCAAAATGCTGgttgaggaaagaggaCTCGA ACGGCCGCTTTTACTCATGTCTCCTtctgccaaagaagaattttCCTCACTCACCTTCACGGGAGAAGACTATGATTCGGTGATACTTGGGCATCATCCGGATTCCCTCAGTTACGAGCCTCTCAACAGAGCTTTCCGAGTCTTAAAGGGAGAGCCTATCTCCTCTCTGTCTAGCTCATCACATGCCAGTCGTCGGCCAGCTCTCATTGCTCCTCATGCATCAATGTATCTACAAGATCCCggctcttcctctttccctCCAGGCCTCTCTCTGGGAATCGGTCCGTTCATCAGAGGCCTTGAAGAGGCTTCAGGCGCCAAGGCTGAAATAATAGGTAAGCCCACCGAGggcttcttccaactcgctctggaaaagttgaaagatttGAGTGGGaaagagtttgagaatGGACAAGTGGGAGTGGTGGGCGATGATGCCGAGAACGACTTGGGCCAAGGGGCCAAGCATCTAGGACTGCAGAGAATACTGG TCAAAACCGGAAAATACCGACAAGACGTTGAAGAGACCATGGAACATCCTCCCGACTGGGTGTACGAGAC GCCTCCGTCGGCGAGCGCCGCCGCCTCCGCTGCCATGGATGGCTCTCCGCCAACATCGCTGAATGGCGGTTTGG GTCGTCCTGCGTCCAGTTCACATTATAACGTTTTACCTATACCAGACACATTCAACACGACGTCCACACCTTATCGCTGGTTCAATAGCCATCACTGTCAATATGCCGCCCCTATATCTCACCAGCGCTGCTCATCCCAGAGCTCTCATCCCAGCGGATCTATCGTCCGTACATTGCCAGACAAACGACTGAGCGAGTCTCGTTCTGCCTTTACGGCGCAATCTTGCAACACTTTGTGTACCGATCAGCAAGCTCTCGTAGAGCATCCCACTGTTTCTGTTGAATTTCCGACCTACCCTCTTATTACTCCCACTCTATCACGTGACGCATCCGACGACATGCGTTTTACTTGTCCCGATACCCGTCCCTCCCTCACGCCGTTAGGCCATCGTCTTCTCTGCCTTTCTGAGCAAAAGCTTGCGTTCCTGGAGGAAAGCTCATTTGACGAAGGCAAGGCTCTTTTGAAAGGTGTTCTCGTTCGTGAGGCTGTCCGTCTCGCTTGGACAAATGTGCACGAGGGCTCCGTCTCTGAGATGAACGATTGGCACGCAAAAGGCGCCATGGGCCTCGAGGTTtatgatgaagaagacgaagaagaagattctGGTGAAAAGGAATGGTTTGAAGACATCATTTCAAGCTTTGGTGAGGAAGAAGTTTTGTGTGGTGAGCACGAGTGGGCCGAGAGCAGCGTCTCCATGCCGGAAGATGATTTCGAATTGAACGTTGAAGGCATGCAAGCGTTCACCTTTCCTCCTCCCTCGCTTACTTGTTTACCACTTGATGCCATCGTTTCCTCTCACGAACACCCTGATACCGACGTCAATGTGGTTGAggttgatgatgacgagTCGAATACACTTGACGTTGTATATCTTGAAGAGTCACGTCCAGCTCAACCTTTTACTGCCACTACCCTTCACTTTGCCCCCGAAACACCTGTTATTGAGCCAGTCCCTTCACCACAGCTTGTacctccttctcctctaCCACTCTTGTCTGCCACCACCTGGGACTCGCTCTTCTCCGATCAGAGAGAATACTTTACCGACTTCGAAGAATATGTGGATGACTTTAGCCTCCCACCACCTCTTCTTAGAACATTGTCTAGTTCGACTGCGAGCAGCGAAGcggatgatggagaggcTTGCAAGACGCCGCCTCTGAGAAGTGATGAgcttgagtttgaagaaggagatgaacGCGAAATGGAACGAGATGTGATGGCTATGGGATTGAAGTCTGAATTTGCTAGTCTAGTTTTCTCTCCATAA